The Pseudomonas cucumis sequence CGGACCAGTCGCGGTACGGAATGCCGTAAACACGCAGACGGGCCACGCCACCATCCGGGTAGATGTTGAAGCGCAGATGGCTGAACGCCTGGTCGTTACTGATTTCATGGTAGTGGTGGCTGTTGCCTTGCAACTCGACGGCCGACAGCACTTCAGTCCACTGGGTGTTGTCGTCCGGCTCGCCCGAAGTCAGGAAACAGGCTTCCAGCGAAGCCGACGGCGGGAAGTTGCCGGTGAAGAATGAAGTGTCGATGTCCACGCCTTTGATCGAGCCCGGTACGCCCAGGCGGATCACCGCGCTGTCGTAGCCTTCGAAGCGCTTGCGGCGCGACTCCCAGCCGTCCATCCACTTGCCGTTGTCATCGAACACGCCCTCCTTCCACACGGCCGGGGTCGGTTGGAACAGACGATTGGCGTCTGCGAACCAGTCATCGGTGACCGAGATGATTTTGGTGCCCAAACGGGCGTCGGCCAGGTTGACGAACTTCTCGAAAGGTACGGCGTAAGCTTTCATTCTTCTTGTCTGCCTTTAATAAGTTGGCTTGGGATGCTTGCAAGGCCCGGGGCGTTTTTTGCGTTCATCAACGGCGGGCCTGGCTTGCTATAGGGTCAGTAATCGGAACAAGGCAATCTTGTTGATCTCTGCCAGCGCGCATTTGAATTCGGTGTCGACCGAGTTGTGGATGCGCGTTTCGAACGCTGCGAGGATCTGATGCCGGTTGCTGCCTTTTACCGCCATGATGAAGGGAAACTTGAACTTGGCTTTGTAGGCGTCGTTCAGCTCGGTGAAGCGTTCAAACTCATCGCTCGAGCATTGGTGAATACCGGCGCCAGCCTGTTCATTCGTGCTGGCTTCGGTGAGTTGGCCCTGGACGGCGGCTTTGCCGGCCAGGTCCGGGTGAGCATTGATCAGGGCCAGCTGGCTGGCGTGATCAGCGCTCAACAAGATGTCGCTCATGCGCTGGTGCAGGGTTTCGATCTCGTCGATCGAAGCGTCCTGGCCGAGCTCGAAGGCCTTCTCGGCCACCCATGGCGAATGTTCGTAGATGTCGGCGAAGGCGGCGACAAACGCGTCGCGGCTCAGGGTCGATGGTTTGATGGTTTGAAAGGTGCTCATTTCACGGCCCCTTGGAACGGGTGGGTTTCGTGCCAGTGGCGAGCGATGTCGACGCGACGGCTGAACCACACCTGTTCATGACTTTTAGCGTATTCGATAAAGCGTTTGAGCGAGGCCAGGCGCGCCGGACGGCCGATCAGGCGGCAGTGCAGGCCGATCGACAACATCTTCGGTGCTTGCGCGCCTTCGGCATACAGCACATCGAACGCGTCTTTGAGGTACTCAAAGAAATCGTCGCCCTTGTTGAAGCC is a genomic window containing:
- the alc gene encoding allantoicase, with amino-acid sequence MKAYAVPFEKFVNLADARLGTKIISVTDDWFADANRLFQPTPAVWKEGVFDDNGKWMDGWESRRKRFEGYDSAVIRLGVPGSIKGVDIDTSFFTGNFPPSASLEACFLTSGEPDDNTQWTEVLSAVELQGNSHHYHEISNDQAFSHLRFNIYPDGGVARLRVYGIPYRDWSAVGDNEQIDLVAALNGGRALACSDEHFGRMSNILNPGRGINMGDGWETARRRTPGNDWVIVALGHAGEIEKIIVDTLHFKGNYPDSCSIQGAFVKGGTDSQIETQSLFWRELLPSQKLEMHAEHTFAEQIKALGPITHIRLNVFPDGGVSRLRVLGKVAK
- the uraD gene encoding 2-oxo-4-hydroxy-4-carboxy-5-ureidoimidazoline decarboxylase translates to MSTFQTIKPSTLSRDAFVAAFADIYEHSPWVAEKAFELGQDASIDEIETLHQRMSDILLSADHASQLALINAHPDLAGKAAVQGQLTEASTNEQAGAGIHQCSSDEFERFTELNDAYKAKFKFPFIMAVKGSNRHQILAAFETRIHNSVDTEFKCALAEINKIALFRLLTL